The DNA sequence CCGACCCCGGCGACGCGCAATTCCAGCACGTCTGCATGGAGGTCGGTTCGCCGGAAGAAATGCTCGCCTGGCAGCGGCACTGGACCCGGTTGTACGAATCCGGGCGATTTCATTTCACGCGCGACGAACCCGCGACGGAGATCGTCACCGACGACGACGGCGTGCAGAGTTTCTACGCATTCGACGTGAACGGCCTGGAATACGAGTTCACCTGGATCCCGGAGGCCGCGTCATGACCGTTCCCGTGCTGACCGGAGTCCCCGTGCGCGAGGGGTGGGACTTCGGCGACTTCCCCTACGGCCTCGAACCGCTGACCATCCCCGACGCGGGCACCGGACCCGACGGCGACGGCCCGTGCTCCCGCTTCGCCGGGCTGTGCACCCACCTGGAGCACATCTCCCGCAGCGGGGTGCCGGGCCCGGTCGAACCCGTCGAGTCGTCCGACCGGCTGTACTGGTTCCGCTGGATCACCGGCCACCAGGTGACGTTCGTGCTGTGGCAGCTCGTCGCCCGCGAACTGGCGCTGGCCGAGCGCGGCGAGCGGGACCGCGAGGCCGCGCTGGCCTCGGCGGCGCTGTTCACCCGCGGCTTCAGCGCGATGCTGCTCTACACCAGCTCGACGCCGGTCAACGTCTACCACGAGGTGATCCGGCCGAGCATGTTCCTGCAGCACCGCGGGTTCAGCGGCACGTGGGCGCCGGACTTCGCGCCGGTCCGCGACCTCTACCGCGGCAAAGGCCTGCCCGACGACGACTCGCCCGGAGTGAAGGCGCTGCGCGACGAAGTCGGCTTCTACCAGCGCGTCCACGGCGGGATCGCGGCCAAGCTGGTGCCGAGTGGCCGGTCGCTGCTGCAGGACGCGGCGGGCGCGGCCGAGGCACCGCACCCGGACGTGCTGAGCGTCGTCTACGACAACTACTTCATGACGCTGCGGGCGCCGACGTCCCTGCCGGATGTGGTGGCCCAGCTGCTGCGGCGGCTCAACGCCGTGGCGCTGGACGTCACGCAGAACGGCGTCGACGCGGTGTCCGACGCCGAGGACCCGCCCGCCGAGCTGACCAGTCCCGAGGTCCGCTCCTGTGAGGCCGGGTTCGTCGGCCTCCTCGCCGACGTCGCGGCGTGCGCCGCCGGCGCCCCGGCGGACTGAGCCGTGCGCCACGGCATCGTGTTGCTGCCCGAACAGCGCTGGTCCGCCGCGCGGGACCGCTGGCGCCGCGCCGAAGAGCTCGGGTTCGACCACGCCTGGACCTACGACCACCTGATGTGGCGCTGGCTGCGCGACGAGACCTGGTTCGGCTGCCTGCCGACGCTCACCGCCGCGGCCGGGGTGACGTCGAAGATGCGGCTCGGCTCGCTCGTCGCGACCCCGACGTTCCGCCACCCGGTGTCCTTCGCCAAGGAGCTGATGACGCTCGACGACATCTCCGACGGGCGGCTGATCTGCGGCGTCGGTTCCGGAGCCGGCGGGTACGACGAGAGCGTCTTCGGCGCGGAGCAGGAAGGCAGCCGCGCCGGGCGGTTCGCGGAGTTCCTCGAGCTGACGGAACTGCTGCTGCGGCAGCCGGTGACGTCGTACGAGGGCAAGTACTACCGCTGCGAAGGCGCCCGGATGGTCCCGGGCTGCGTACAACGTCCGCGGCTGCCGTTCGCGGTCGCCGCGACCGGCCCGAAGGCGATGGGCCTGGCCGCGCGGTACGCCGAAACCTGGATCACCGCGGGCGCGCCGGGCCGGTTCGACGCGCGGCGCTGGGACCTGGTCGTGCCGGAGCTGAAGGACCAGCTCCGGGCGTTCGAGGACACCTGCGCCGCGGCGGGCCGCGATCCGGCGTCGGCGGGGAAGCTGCTGGTGACCGGCGCGACCGTCGGGGGCGTGCTGGATTCCGCCCAGTCCTTCCGGGACGCCTCGGGCACGTTCGCCGACCTCGGCTTCACCGACCTGGTCGTGCACTGGCCGCGGCAAGCCGAGCCCTACCGAGGGGACGAGCGGGTCCTCGACAAGCTGGACCTGGTCTGAAGGGAGCAGCATGCCCGCGTACGAGATCGTCAACATGTTCGCCGACCACGTCTACGCCGGCAGCGCGCTCGGCGTCGTCCCAAGGGCCGGTGACCTCGACACCGCGGGCATGCAGGCGCTGGCCCGCGAGATCAACCACACCGAGACGGCGTTCGTATTGCCGCCCACCGGA is a window from the Amycolatopsis sp. NBC_00355 genome containing:
- a CDS encoding LLM class flavin-dependent oxidoreductase, which gives rise to MRHGIVLLPEQRWSAARDRWRRAEELGFDHAWTYDHLMWRWLRDETWFGCLPTLTAAAGVTSKMRLGSLVATPTFRHPVSFAKELMTLDDISDGRLICGVGSGAGGYDESVFGAEQEGSRAGRFAEFLELTELLLRQPVTSYEGKYYRCEGARMVPGCVQRPRLPFAVAATGPKAMGLAARYAETWITAGAPGRFDARRWDLVVPELKDQLRAFEDTCAAAGRDPASAGKLLVTGATVGGVLDSAQSFRDASGTFADLGFTDLVVHWPRQAEPYRGDERVLDKLDLV